In a single window of the Drosophila albomicans strain 15112-1751.03 chromosome 3, ASM965048v2, whole genome shotgun sequence genome:
- the LOC117570118 gene encoding uncharacterized protein LOC117570118 isoform X6, whose protein sequence is MLWIPRILLIAFICTIALARPDDPEEDDAVVKGRSPCLEDLQDIFGKILGALGGE, encoded by the exons ATGCTTTGGATACCGCGTATTTTACTTATCGCATTTATATGCACTATTGCATTGGCTCGGCCAG ATGATCCAGAGGAGGATGATGCAGTCGTAAAGGGACGAAGTCCTTGCCTCGAAGACCTGCAAGACATCTTTGGTAAAATCCTGGGTGCATTGGGTGGAGAATAA
- the LOC117566427 gene encoding LOW QUALITY PROTEIN: uncharacterized protein LOC117566427 (The sequence of the model RefSeq protein was modified relative to this genomic sequence to represent the inferred CDS: substituted 1 base at 1 genomic stop codon) — YVCXVAQRYAFRWYFTINTCLLNGKLQTLNARTQQDKCVCMCVCGCMFACTYLSLYCTHVKDSQSVSPSTSRPSLANGHGYGHVDVDLDIVMDAD; from the exons TATGTTTGTTAAGTTGCGCAGCGCTACGCATTCCGTTGGTATTTTACCATTAATACTTGTCTACTTAACGGTAAATTACAGACATTAAATGCACGCACACAGCAAGACAAatgcgtatgtatgtgtgtgtgcgggtgtatGTTCGCTTGCACATATCTTTCACTGTATTGTACGCATGTCAAGGACTCGCAGTCTGTGTCTCCTTCT ACCAGCAGACCATCGCTGGCAAATGGACATGGATATGGACATGTGGATGTGGACCTGGACATCGTCATGGATGCTGATTGA
- the LOC117570117 gene encoding probable cytochrome P450 12d1 distal, mitochondrial: MTVTASHGARQLFLAGTRSMHATAAAVKLNLADDVVAPPVRPYSEIPRPGKLSFMRSFMPGGEFHDKSFSEFTSMMRKRYGDLFIMPGAFGRKDSLVTFSTKDIEMVFRNEGVWPHREGFDSLVYFREKVRPDVFGEKKGLIATQSEEWSKFRSAVNPVFMQPRGLKMYYKPLSNINNEFIERIKEIRDPKTLEVPANFEEEMGRLIFESLALIAFNREMGIIRKHRDNPDAMTIFKTSREIFKLVFKLDLQPSPWKFISTPTYRKMIRTLSESLNVTQRMLDDTCAELEKRRKAGEPGSNSMLERLMDIDPKIALVMGLDILFAGVDATTVLLSATLLCLSKNQEKQHKLREELLRVMPSKETLLNDETMKDMPYLRAVIKEALRYYPNGFGTFRICPGDVTLSGYNIPKGTQIMLASNALMKDEKYYTSPNDFLPERWLRDPETNKKAQVSPFTFLPFGFGPRQCIGKRVVDLEVETAVAKIIRNFHVEFNYDASNPYKTFFAMEPQIPFHFKFTDIDQ, translated from the exons ATGACAGTCACAGCGTCCCATGGAGCGCGCCAATTGTTCTTGGCTGGCACCAGATCAATGCATGctactgctgccgctgttaaGCTCAAT TTGGCTGATGATGTGGTTGCTCCGCCTGTGCGCCCCTATTCCGAAATCCCACGACCCGGAAAACTTAGTTTTATGCGCAGTTTTATGCCAGGTGGCGAATTCCACGACAAATCGTTCTCCGAATTTACCTCAATGATGCGTAAGCGCTATGGAGATCTTTTTATAATGCCAGGAGCGTTTGGTCGCAAGGACAGTTTGGTCACCTTCAGTACCAAGGATATTGAGATGGTTTTTCGCAACGAAGGCGTTTGGCCACATCGCGAGGGCTTTGATTCACTTGTTTACTTCCGTGAGAAAGTGCGCCCAGATGTGTTTGGCGAGAAAAAGGGATTAATTGCCAC ACAATCAGAGGAATGGAGCAAGTTTCGATCGGCTGTGAATCCGGTTTTCATGCAACCCAGAGGCCTCAAAATGTACTACAAACCATTGTCTAACATTAATAACGAATTCATCGAGCG CATCAAGGAAATTCGTGATCCTAAGACACTGGAAGTCCCTGCGAACTTTGAGGAGGAAATGGGTCGATTGATCTTCGAGTCGTTAGCTCTCATTGCCTTCAATCGTGAAATGGGCATCATCCGGAAGCATCGTGATAATCCCGATGCTATGACTATATTCAAAACATCCCGAGAAATTTTCAAGTTGGTCTTTAAGCTGGATTTGCAGCCATCGCCCTGGAAGTTTATATCGACGCCAACCTACCGCAAGATGATAAGAACACTCAGCGAAAGTCTTAATGTCACACAGCGAATGCTTGATGACACTTGCGCGGAGCTGGAGAAGCGTCGCAAGGCTGGAGAGCCTGGGAGCAACAGCATGTTGGAGCGATTGATGGATATTGATCCAAAGATTGCTTTGGTCATGGGTCTGGATATTCTCTTTGCCGGTGTGGATGCCACGACTGTGCTCTTGTCTGCAACATTGCTGTGTCTCAGCAAGAATCAGGAAAAACAGCACAAACTCCGTGAGGAACTGCTGCGAGTGATGCCCAGCAAGGAGACATTGCTGAACGATGAGACCATGAAGGACATGCCCTATTTGAGGGCCGTAATCAAGGAAGCCCTGCGCTATTACCCTAACGGTTTTGGAACCTTCAGGATTTGTCCGGGAGATGTCACTCTCTCGGGTTATAACATTCCCAAGGGCACACAGATTATGCTCGCCTCCAATGCCCTAATGAAGGATGAAAAGTATTACACTTCACCAAATGATTTCTTGCCCGAGCGCTGGCTACGTGATCCCGAGACAAACAAGAAGGCGCAGGTTAGTCCGTTTACGTTCCTGCCGTTTGGTTTTGGACCACGACAATGCATTGGCAAGCGGGTCGTTGATCTCGAAGTGGAGACTGCAGTGGCCAAGATTATACGCAACTTCCATGTGGAGTTTAACTACGACGCAAGCAATCCCTACAAAACGTTCTTTGCCATGGAGCCACAAATCCCATTTCACTTCAAATTCACTGATATTGATCAATAG
- the LOC117570118 gene encoding uncharacterized protein LOC117570118 isoform X4: protein MLWLPRILLIAFICTIALAQPVPDDPEEDNAIVEARSPCFNDLKRIIEKILGGKGGKGKGKAKGKGDTDEEEDEKDHEELD from the exons ATGCTTTGGTTACCGCGTATTTTACTTATCGCATTTATATGCACTATTGCCTTGGCTCAGCCAG TTCCAGATGATCCAGAAGAGGATAATGCAATTGTAGAGGCACGAAGTCCTTGCTTCAATGACTTGAAAAGGATCATTGAAAAAATCCTTGGTGGAAAAGGAGGCAAAGGCAAgggcaaagccaaaggcaaaggtGATACAGACGAAGAAGAGGATGAAAAGGACCATGAAGAACTTGATTAA
- the LOC117570118 gene encoding uncharacterized protein LOC117570118 isoform X2, producing MLWLPRILLIAFICTIALAQPVPDDPEKDDAVVKGRSPCIFGLPNIFGKIMGGMGGGKGGGGGGGMGGGGGGGGGGGGGGGGGGGKGKRRRG from the exons ATGCTTTGGTTACCGCGTATTTTACTTATCGCATTTATATGCACTATTGCCTTGGCTCAGCCAG TTCCAGATGATCCAGAAAAGGATGATGCAGTTGTAAAGGGACGAAGTCCTTGTATCTTTGGGCTGCcaaacatctttggcaaaatCATGGGCGGCATGGGTGGCGGCAAgggtggcggtggtggaggcggcatgggtggcggtggcggtggtggaggtggtggtggtggaggCGGTGGTGGGGGTGGCGGCAAGGGTAAACGCAGGAGAGGTTGA
- the LOC117570118 gene encoding uncharacterized protein LOC117570118 isoform X5, translated as MLWIPRILLIAFICTIALARPVPDDPEEDDAVVKGRSPCLEDLQDIFGKILGALGGE; from the exons ATGCTTTGGATACCGCGTATTTTACTTATCGCATTTATATGCACTATTGCATTGGCTCGGCCAG TTCCAGATGATCCAGAGGAGGATGATGCAGTCGTAAAGGGACGAAGTCCTTGCCTCGAAGACCTGCAAGACATCTTTGGTAAAATCCTGGGTGCATTGGGTGGAGAATAA
- the LOC117570118 gene encoding uncharacterized protein LOC117570118 isoform X1 yields the protein MLWIPHILLIAFICTIALAQPVPDDPEKDDAVVKGRSPCIFGLPNIFGKIMGGMGGGKGGGGGGGMGGGGGGGGGGGGGGGGGGGKGKRRRG from the exons ATGCTTTGGATACCGCATATTTTACTTATCGCATTTATATGCACTATTGCCTTGGCTCAGCCAG TTCCAGATGATCCAGAAAAGGATGATGCAGTTGTAAAGGGACGAAGTCCTTGTATCTTTGGGCTGCcaaacatctttggcaaaatCATGGGCGGCATGGGTGGCGGCAAgggtggcggtggtggaggcggcatgggtggcggtggcggtggtggaggtggtggtggtggaggCGGTGGTGGGGGTGGCGGCAAGGGTAAACGCAGGAGAGGTTGA
- the LOC117570118 gene encoding uncharacterized protein LOC117570118 isoform X3 yields the protein MLWIPRILLIAFICTIALARPVPDDPEKDDAVVKGRSPCIFGLPNIFGKIMGGMGGGKGGGGGGGMGGGGGGGGGGGGGGGGGGGKGKRRRG from the exons ATGCTTTGGATACCGCGTATTTTACTTATCGCATTTATATGCACTATTGCATTGGCTCGGCCAG TTCCAGATGATCCAGAAAAGGATGATGCAGTTGTAAAGGGACGAAGTCCTTGTATCTTTGGGCTGCcaaacatctttggcaaaatCATGGGCGGCATGGGTGGCGGCAAgggtggcggtggtggaggcggcatgggtggcggtggcggtggtggaggtggtggtggtggaggCGGTGGTGGGGGTGGCGGCAAGGGTAAACGCAGGAGAGGTTGA